One stretch of Muribaculum intestinale DNA includes these proteins:
- a CDS encoding FecR family protein, producing the protein MNSNNDIENTRKVSARKWDELLDRYFSSVILPKVDTERVMTLTRLKILHERMSRSRSMWRMISLCSVAACFAIVVAMTVAYREEKGVAASSVILADGTASDDTGLDDYNELNVPAGQRMTLMLADGTRLMANSRSQVRYPSRFDGDTRRIWASGEVYLEVAKDADRPFVMSGDGFDVTVLGTTFCVSSYHPGKASIVLVEGSVAVTTDTHECIRMRPSQKVDIAEGSVDGISVVDTSFYTCWTKGAIMLKDQTLGEVAERLSIYYDVDIETDPTLYNRRLYGHLDLKEDIGEVLSVLCSTISMDADKASDDSRRYRLTAR; encoded by the coding sequence ATGAACAGCAACAATGACATAGAAAATACCCGGAAAGTCTCGGCCCGGAAATGGGACGAACTGCTCGACAGGTACTTCTCAAGCGTGATTCTCCCTAAGGTCGACACCGAGAGGGTGATGACGCTGACGCGCCTGAAGATACTCCATGAGCGCATGTCGCGCTCGCGGAGTATGTGGCGCATGATATCGCTGTGCTCCGTGGCGGCATGCTTCGCAATAGTGGTAGCCATGACGGTGGCTTACAGAGAGGAGAAGGGTGTCGCCGCCTCATCGGTCATCCTTGCCGACGGCACCGCGTCAGACGATACAGGCTTAGATGATTACAACGAGCTGAACGTGCCGGCCGGTCAGCGCATGACACTGATGCTCGCCGACGGCACCAGGCTGATGGCCAACTCGCGCTCGCAAGTGAGATACCCCTCGCGGTTTGACGGCGACACGCGCCGCATATGGGCCTCGGGCGAGGTGTATCTGGAGGTAGCCAAGGATGCCGACCGTCCGTTTGTCATGTCGGGCGACGGGTTCGATGTGACGGTACTCGGCACCACCTTCTGCGTCAGCAGCTACCATCCCGGCAAAGCGAGCATCGTGCTGGTAGAGGGGAGCGTGGCCGTGACCACCGATACCCACGAATGCATACGCATGCGTCCGAGCCAGAAAGTGGATATAGCCGAAGGCTCTGTCGACGGGATATCGGTTGTCGACACCTCATTCTATACCTGCTGGACCAAGGGCGCCATAATGCTCAAGGACCAGACACTCGGCGAGGTGGCCGAGCGGCTAAGCATATATTACGATGTGGATATCGAGACCGACCCGACCCTATACAACCGCCGCCTGTACGGTCACCTCGACCTCAAGGAGGATATCGGCGAGGTGCTGTCGGTACTGTGCTCCACCATATCAATGGATGCCGACAAGGCAAGCGACGACAGCCGCCGTTACCGACTGACTGCCAGATAG
- a CDS encoding DUF4832 domain-containing protein gives MQINRMISATIVGAALTLCSCGGGDDAQAADNSGQGGGSITGNTELSFTANTTDLLRNPMNGWVMYVSGSADPSYFDRQIYLSELGKNVYVRDYASACYIRTGWKSLNPADGKYAWEDPSTPIYKLVARAEELGLPIAFRVVVDGRDQRENTPQFVFDAGAEYWLENDRYPDRKTPLAMDPIWRQYYEKFVRAFAQRFNNAETTAFIDAYGLGKWGEGHNVCYEQGNAITDKTVEYKANTMEWITRLYADNFTEVPLVINYHRQLGHPVSSGKNAQPDSEALLAIAIRNGYCLRSDAIGMNNAEWGYNSWEKAFARTWNYKLPILMEGGWIVSQHSYWNDDKKYRRDHPEDVRQGEFDDSKEARVNMMDFRVGDETESWFKTSFNLVKRFIAEGGYRLYPDKLSLPTAIKGGQTATIGHRWRNVGWGYLPNNLQQWNYKYKVAFALLDRNGEPVQVFVDKECEPSHWQEGNPYDYRFNVSPSVSAGEYTWGVAIVNTRDDNKPGIKLALSSKPAQSGWIALSKVRVD, from the coding sequence ATGCAAATCAACAGAATGATATCAGCCACAATAGTAGGAGCGGCTCTGACGCTCTGCTCATGCGGAGGCGGAGATGACGCCCAGGCCGCCGACAACTCAGGCCAGGGCGGAGGCAGCATAACAGGCAACACCGAGCTGTCGTTTACAGCCAACACGACCGACCTGCTGCGCAACCCGATGAACGGATGGGTGATGTATGTATCGGGCTCGGCCGACCCCTCATATTTCGACCGCCAGATTTATCTGTCGGAACTCGGCAAGAATGTCTACGTGCGCGACTATGCATCGGCCTGCTATATCCGCACCGGATGGAAATCGCTCAATCCCGCCGACGGAAAGTATGCCTGGGAGGACCCCTCGACCCCAATCTACAAGCTCGTGGCCCGTGCCGAAGAACTCGGTCTGCCGATTGCCTTCCGTGTGGTAGTCGACGGTCGCGACCAGCGAGAGAACACCCCGCAGTTTGTGTTTGACGCCGGCGCAGAGTACTGGCTCGAAAACGACCGGTATCCCGACCGCAAGACTCCGCTGGCAATGGATCCAATCTGGCGCCAGTACTATGAGAAATTCGTGCGCGCATTCGCGCAACGCTTCAACAATGCGGAGACCACAGCATTTATCGACGCCTATGGTCTCGGCAAATGGGGCGAGGGACACAATGTGTGCTACGAACAGGGCAACGCCATCACCGACAAGACAGTTGAGTACAAGGCCAATACAATGGAGTGGATCACACGTCTTTATGCCGACAACTTCACCGAGGTGCCTCTGGTAATCAACTACCACCGCCAGCTTGGCCATCCCGTAAGCTCTGGCAAGAACGCACAACCCGACAGCGAGGCTCTGCTGGCCATAGCTATACGCAACGGATATTGTCTGCGCTCCGACGCCATCGGCATGAACAACGCCGAGTGGGGCTACAACTCATGGGAGAAGGCATTTGCCCGTACCTGGAACTACAAGCTCCCCATACTGATGGAAGGAGGCTGGATTGTGAGTCAGCACAGCTACTGGAACGACGACAAGAAGTATCGCAGAGACCACCCCGAGGATGTGCGTCAGGGCGAATTCGACGACTCGAAGGAGGCACGTGTCAACATGATGGACTTCCGCGTAGGCGACGAGACCGAATCATGGTTCAAGACCAGCTTCAACCTGGTGAAACGATTCATTGCCGAGGGAGGTTACCGTCTGTATCCCGACAAGTTGTCTCTGCCGACGGCAATCAAAGGCGGACAGACAGCTACAATCGGACACCGCTGGCGCAATGTAGGCTGGGGTTATCTGCCCAACAACCTTCAGCAGTGGAACTACAAGTACAAAGTGGCTTTTGCTCTGCTCGACCGCAACGGCGAGCCGGTACAGGTATTCGTCGACAAAGAGTGCGAGCCATCGCATTGGCAGGAGGGTAATCCCTATGACTACCGCTTCAATGTATCGCCATCGGTAAGCGCCGGCGAATACACATGGGGTGTGGCCATCGTCAATACCCGGGACGACAATAAGCCGGGTATAAAACTGGCGCTGTCGAGCAAACCCGCCCAATCGGGCTGGATTGCTCTGTCGAAAGTAAGAGTCGACTGA
- a CDS encoding RagB/SusD family nutrient uptake outer membrane protein encodes MNKILKYTSVIALAMAATSCSDFLDEELKSSLSPENTFTSSLGFEAGSAGLYSLARSEYNTWGEKGAFMHNGACAYAVQQIATDIVFQSGAKDGSLTHYANLTMTPSTLFIESYWNWSYSLINAANEILIYANKNNNWSYPTDKALYQAEARFFRAYGYRSLQYLYGDAPWVETIQQPFVLNFTRTPRAELLSHMVDDLKFAVDNLPVNPDAVKPGKLTKWAALHLLAEVYLCQKDYENARKCARQVIDSGYFSLMKERFGAEKGKPGDYFHDLFVENNQNRTSGNQESIWVMQFEYKTVGGGTPSDDWTRRDWLPQYHQLGSFFKICSEYGGRGLAQIAPFKWWIGTKNTNATPEAGNVPDGIFEDTDIRNSEYNFKREWIANQESTKGQRVHITDKYWQDGWLFPAPTKFFFAHDDDLTHTGSYRDRMKFRLSETYLLLAEAYLGLNDADNAAKAVNVVRNRAKASSVSASQMDMDFLLDERIRELVGEESRRFTLVRTGKYVDRVRKYNEVLRNTVDEHHALWPVPKTIIDANRDIEFPQNPGY; translated from the coding sequence ATGAACAAGATACTCAAATATACATCAGTCATAGCCCTTGCAATGGCTGCCACAAGCTGCTCAGACTTCCTTGACGAAGAACTCAAGAGCTCGCTCTCTCCGGAAAACACCTTCACAAGCTCATTAGGTTTCGAAGCAGGCAGTGCAGGTCTCTACTCACTTGCCCGCTCGGAGTACAACACCTGGGGCGAGAAGGGAGCATTCATGCACAACGGCGCATGCGCCTATGCCGTGCAGCAGATAGCCACCGACATTGTGTTCCAGAGCGGTGCCAAGGATGGCTCTCTGACCCACTACGCCAACCTGACGATGACACCCTCCACTCTCTTCATCGAATCGTACTGGAACTGGTCGTACTCGCTTATCAACGCGGCCAATGAGATTCTCATCTACGCTAATAAAAACAACAACTGGTCGTACCCGACCGACAAGGCGCTCTATCAGGCCGAGGCCCGCTTCTTCCGCGCCTATGGTTACCGCTCGCTCCAGTATCTCTACGGCGATGCTCCCTGGGTAGAGACCATCCAGCAGCCTTTTGTGCTCAACTTCACCCGCACTCCCCGCGCCGAGCTGCTGTCGCATATGGTCGATGACCTTAAATTTGCCGTCGACAATCTCCCCGTGAATCCCGATGCCGTAAAGCCCGGCAAGCTCACAAAGTGGGCTGCCCTGCATCTGCTCGCAGAAGTATACCTCTGTCAGAAAGATTATGAGAATGCCCGCAAATGCGCCCGGCAGGTAATCGACAGCGGCTACTTCTCGCTGATGAAAGAGCGCTTCGGAGCCGAGAAAGGCAAACCCGGCGACTACTTCCACGACCTCTTTGTCGAGAACAATCAGAACCGCACAAGCGGCAATCAGGAGAGCATATGGGTAATGCAGTTTGAGTACAAGACTGTAGGCGGCGGCACACCATCCGACGACTGGACGCGCCGCGACTGGCTCCCCCAGTACCACCAGCTTGGCTCATTCTTCAAAATCTGCTCGGAATACGGCGGCCGCGGCCTCGCACAGATTGCCCCCTTCAAGTGGTGGATCGGCACCAAGAACACTAACGCCACTCCCGAGGCCGGCAATGTGCCCGACGGCATATTCGAGGATACCGATATCCGCAACTCGGAGTACAACTTCAAGCGCGAATGGATTGCCAACCAGGAATCTACAAAAGGACAGCGCGTACATATCACCGACAAGTACTGGCAGGACGGCTGGCTGTTCCCCGCCCCCACCAAGTTTTTCTTCGCCCACGATGATGACCTGACCCACACCGGCAGCTACCGCGACCGCATGAAGTTCCGCCTGTCGGAGACCTATCTGCTGCTTGCCGAAGCCTATCTCGGCCTCAACGATGCAGATAATGCCGCCAAGGCCGTCAATGTAGTGCGCAACCGCGCCAAGGCATCGTCGGTAAGCGCCTCACAGATGGACATGGACTTCCTGCTCGATGAGCGCATCCGCGAGCTCGTAGGCGAAGAGAGCCGCCGCTTCACACTGGTGCGCACGGGCAAATATGTAGACCGTGTGCGCAAGTACAACGAAGTGCTCCGCAATACCGTCGACGAGCACCACGCCCTCTGGCCGGTGCCCAAGACCATCATTGACGCCAACCGCGACATTGAGTTCCCCCAGAATCCCGGATATTAA
- a CDS encoding SusE domain-containing protein, producing the protein MKPIYYIKAAVMGAAVLAAASCTYDPYETDIDPTMETMTLKCENPMVEIDENNLNAPALTFTWSGARHLPEEYVLTYKAELDVLGNSFGSKTVITSGVGFDYTYDDATGLYSATFTNEQLNNWYKDRWALPANKNFTLEFRVMAQWNGGSEFEAPEVRKVSAEIKPIQVIIFDCDRMMLGGNAIAESTDINKTLENENIYAWKGALTAGELQIPIEFDGLTYYLRNTDGSTNIADGTAMAVEMTETKSAWNIPAAGDYRIVVNMTEKSATIYSEATDLKPLVVTFHPSGDETNPEVSIEVNDLYAFGDGTDWGVKTLNLVQSLADPQVFIFDGANNALKTLGGGMKFCISKSFTDANGGTWNQNNSFCYTCPLTAEGNKQNVKAELNKVFDLHCGADKETRNSYMGVPSGSNFIVFDLRHNTFLASKR; encoded by the coding sequence ATGAAACCCATATATTATATAAAAGCGGCCGTAATGGGTGCAGCCGTGCTCGCGGCAGCCTCTTGCACCTACGACCCGTATGAGACGGACATCGACCCCACAATGGAAACGATGACCCTCAAATGTGAGAATCCGATGGTAGAGATTGACGAGAACAATCTTAACGCACCGGCACTCACATTCACCTGGAGCGGCGCCCGCCATCTGCCCGAGGAGTATGTGCTTACATACAAGGCCGAACTCGACGTGCTCGGCAACAGCTTCGGCTCAAAGACAGTAATCACCTCGGGAGTCGGATTCGACTACACCTACGACGACGCTACCGGCCTATATTCGGCCACATTTACCAACGAGCAGCTCAACAACTGGTACAAGGACCGCTGGGCACTCCCCGCCAACAAGAATTTCACACTGGAATTCCGTGTGATGGCACAATGGAACGGCGGCTCTGAATTTGAGGCACCCGAGGTGCGAAAGGTCAGCGCAGAGATAAAGCCCATACAGGTAATAATATTTGACTGCGACAGGATGATGCTCGGAGGCAATGCCATAGCCGAAAGCACAGATATCAACAAGACTCTCGAAAACGAGAATATCTACGCCTGGAAGGGTGCCCTCACCGCCGGCGAGCTACAGATACCTATAGAATTTGACGGATTGACCTACTACCTGCGCAACACCGACGGCTCGACCAACATAGCCGACGGCACCGCCATGGCCGTGGAAATGACCGAGACCAAGAGTGCATGGAATATCCCTGCCGCCGGCGACTACCGCATCGTAGTCAACATGACCGAAAAGAGTGCCACCATCTACTCGGAGGCCACCGACCTGAAGCCGCTCGTAGTGACATTCCACCCAAGCGGCGACGAGACCAATCCTGAAGTCTCCATTGAGGTGAACGACCTATATGCCTTCGGAGACGGCACCGACTGGGGCGTGAAGACCCTCAACCTGGTGCAGTCGCTCGCCGACCCGCAGGTGTTTATCTTCGACGGCGCCAACAACGCGCTCAAGACCCTCGGAGGCGGCATGAAGTTCTGTATCTCGAAGAGCTTCACCGACGCCAACGGCGGCACCTGGAATCAGAACAACTCATTCTGCTACACCTGTCCGCTGACTGCCGAAGGGAATAAACAGAACGTAAAGGCCGAGCTCAACAAGGTGTTCGACCTCCACTGCGGCGCCGACAAAGAGACCCGCAACTCCTACATGGGAGTCCCCTCGGGCAGCAACTTCATTGTGTTTGACCTGCGTCACAACACATTCCTGGCATCAAAAAGATAA
- a CDS encoding SusC/RagA family TonB-linked outer membrane protein, translated as MRHNFQRAMCTGMLWLCGAMVAPSLAVAADSSATQAQAGTSSVKQNSKSVSEVLKYIETHSDYMFVYAEGANRQLDKRINITLSGNNVDAILADMCAKAKLDYRIFGRQVTLFPKGKMPKNLEATTMVKGTVVDNSGEPLVGAAVVVKGAGEGTMTDLDGNFMLPASKGQQLEISYVGFATKDVTVGDGPMEIRMSESTNNLDEVVVVGYGTMKKKDLTGGLTVVGEEALKMSGSANLMDRLVGQVAGFSITSSEAKPGSDQSLLIRGTNSLSGGNSPLVVLDGIPYEGSIGDIDPNIVESLTVLKDASSVAIYGSRGSNGVILIQTKKGTKSNAKVVYKGTFAVASEMQRIETMGPNEYIQFKQDLGRLGTKKLTGIDLDPLYGQVISASERINYAQGITRDWQDDVFRTSFQHNHQLSISGGTDATSYMAAVSYLDQPGVVVNSNYERINVYTSIQQVLNKWLTIGLTGQFVNRETGGNTPNLEHAIKQAPYGIFMADDGNYYDEPMDYSNLPHPMRNVRADSKNTSRNVLYNGFIEIAPVKGLTLKSQYGYNYRDNYTGTYYGRNTADGQKAEGKGSVSTSRTVDWTWENIVKYDNTFGKHHIDLTALYSMQEKNNKGTSGSAESFINDDMSFYSLGNGEKNIKTGSSFWKETMMSMMGRINYMFDSKYMVTLTGRSDGASVFGRNNKYAFFPSAALAWHIGNESFLRDNAQWLDMLKLRLSYGANGNNAISRYTTLDRLYTDAGIKYVWGDGSSAVNATFLPTSDGVGNPNLKWETTYTANIGIDYSFFNGRINGSIDIYRSRTKDLLMKRTVPIMNGYKNIMDNIGETENKGIEATLNTINIQTQDFQWRTSLSFFLNRDKIVELRGDGKDDINNKWFIGKPLSVFYDFNVIGIWQEGDEFTYTDAAGNTVTRQKGAQPGDAKLEDVNGDGVITDDDKKVIGSKRPSFTLSMSNQFNYKQFYASFMLYGSFGRWMSDNIPDISQYTFSTSNYIHGVKYWTPEHPENTDAPSPGYVKTFSHGYYKKQNYLQIKNITIGYSFLKEDVKRFGLSGLDINVGVDNLHVFSNMRQLLNYDNTWFASYPMQRAWRLGLTVTF; from the coding sequence ATGAGACATAACTTCCAAAGAGCAATGTGTACAGGCATGCTGTGGCTCTGCGGGGCGATGGTCGCACCCTCCCTCGCAGTGGCGGCCGACTCATCCGCCACACAGGCTCAGGCAGGTACATCCTCTGTGAAGCAGAACAGCAAGTCAGTAAGCGAAGTGCTCAAGTATATCGAGACGCACAGCGACTACATGTTTGTGTATGCCGAAGGCGCCAACCGTCAGCTCGACAAACGCATCAACATCACCCTGTCGGGCAATAATGTCGACGCCATACTCGCCGACATGTGTGCGAAGGCAAAGCTCGATTATCGCATTTTCGGACGCCAGGTGACACTCTTCCCAAAGGGAAAGATGCCAAAAAACCTGGAGGCCACCACCATGGTCAAAGGTACGGTAGTAGATAACTCGGGTGAACCGCTCGTAGGCGCCGCCGTAGTGGTAAAGGGCGCCGGCGAAGGCACAATGACCGACCTTGACGGAAATTTCATGCTCCCTGCAAGTAAAGGACAGCAGTTGGAGATATCTTATGTAGGATTCGCCACAAAGGATGTCACCGTAGGCGACGGCCCGATGGAAATCAGGATGTCGGAATCGACCAACAATCTCGACGAGGTGGTGGTAGTGGGCTACGGCACAATGAAGAAGAAAGACCTCACCGGCGGCCTTACCGTAGTAGGCGAGGAGGCTCTCAAGATGTCGGGCTCGGCCAACCTTATGGACCGCCTCGTGGGTCAGGTGGCCGGCTTCTCGATTACCTCAAGCGAGGCAAAACCGGGCAGCGACCAGAGTCTGCTCATCCGCGGCACCAACTCTCTGTCAGGCGGCAACTCTCCTCTGGTGGTTCTTGACGGTATACCCTATGAAGGCTCAATAGGAGATATCGACCCCAACATCGTAGAGTCCCTTACCGTACTCAAGGACGCCTCGTCGGTAGCCATCTACGGTTCGCGCGGCTCCAACGGTGTAATTCTTATCCAGACTAAAAAAGGCACGAAGAGCAACGCCAAGGTAGTCTACAAAGGCACCTTCGCCGTGGCATCGGAGATGCAGCGCATCGAGACCATGGGTCCCAACGAATACATCCAGTTCAAGCAGGATCTCGGCCGTCTGGGCACCAAGAAACTCACCGGCATCGACCTTGATCCGCTATACGGCCAGGTAATCAGCGCCAGCGAGCGTATCAACTACGCCCAGGGGATTACCCGCGACTGGCAGGACGATGTGTTCCGTACCTCATTTCAGCACAATCACCAGCTCTCCATCTCAGGCGGCACCGACGCTACCTCATACATGGCCGCAGTTTCATACCTCGACCAGCCAGGTGTAGTGGTCAACTCCAACTACGAGCGTATCAACGTATACACTTCAATCCAGCAGGTTCTCAACAAGTGGCTCACCATCGGACTCACCGGCCAGTTTGTCAACCGTGAGACCGGCGGCAACACTCCCAATCTCGAGCACGCTATCAAGCAGGCACCCTACGGTATATTCATGGCTGACGACGGCAACTACTACGACGAGCCGATGGACTACTCCAACCTCCCCCACCCCATGCGCAACGTAAGGGCCGACAGCAAGAATACCAGCCGTAACGTGCTCTACAACGGATTCATCGAAATCGCGCCGGTAAAGGGCCTGACGCTCAAATCGCAGTACGGCTACAACTACCGCGACAACTACACCGGCACATACTATGGGCGCAACACCGCCGATGGACAGAAAGCCGAAGGCAAAGGCTCGGTAAGCACCTCGCGCACCGTCGACTGGACCTGGGAAAACATCGTCAAGTATGACAATACATTCGGCAAGCACCATATCGATCTCACCGCCCTCTACTCCATGCAGGAGAAAAACAACAAGGGCACATCGGGCAGTGCCGAGAGCTTCATCAACGACGACATGAGCTTCTACTCGCTCGGCAACGGAGAGAAGAATATCAAGACCGGCTCAAGTTTCTGGAAAGAAACCATGATGTCGATGATGGGACGTATCAACTACATGTTCGACAGCAAGTATATGGTTACACTCACCGGTCGTAGCGACGGCGCATCTGTATTCGGACGCAACAACAAGTATGCGTTCTTCCCCTCGGCCGCCCTCGCATGGCATATCGGCAATGAATCGTTCCTGCGCGACAACGCCCAGTGGCTCGACATGCTCAAGCTGCGCCTCTCATACGGTGCCAACGGCAACAACGCCATATCCCGCTATACAACACTCGACCGCCTTTATACCGACGCCGGTATAAAATACGTATGGGGCGACGGCTCCTCGGCTGTCAACGCCACCTTCCTCCCCACCTCCGACGGCGTAGGCAACCCCAACCTCAAATGGGAGACAACCTATACCGCCAACATCGGTATCGACTACTCGTTCTTCAACGGACGCATCAACGGCAGCATCGACATTTACCGCTCGCGCACCAAGGACCTGCTGATGAAGCGCACCGTGCCCATCATGAACGGCTACAAGAACATAATGGACAATATCGGCGAGACCGAGAACAAGGGTATAGAGGCCACCCTCAACACCATCAACATCCAGACCCAGGATTTCCAGTGGCGTACCAGCCTCAGCTTCTTCCTTAACCGCGACAAGATTGTAGAGCTGCGCGGTGACGGCAAGGATGACATCAACAACAAATGGTTTATCGGCAAGCCCCTTTCGGTATTCTACGACTTCAATGTAATCGGCATATGGCAGGAGGGTGACGAATTCACCTACACCGACGCCGCAGGCAACACAGTGACCCGCCAGAAAGGCGCACAGCCCGGCGACGCCAAGCTCGAGGATGTCAACGGCGACGGAGTAATCACCGACGATGACAAGAAGGTAATCGGCAGCAAGCGTCCGTCGTTCACACTGTCGATGTCCAACCAGTTCAACTACAAGCAGTTCTACGCTTCATTTATGCTTTACGGCTCGTTTGGCCGATGGATGTCGGACAACATCCCCGATATCTCACAGTACACCTTCAGTACTTCCAATTATATCCACGGCGTGAAGTACTGGACTCCCGAGCATCCCGAAAACACCGACGCCCCGTCGCCAGGCTATGTAAAGACGTTCAGCCACGGTTACTATAAGAAACAGAACTATCTGCAAATCAAGAACATCACCATCGGATACTCGTTCCTCAAGGAGGATGTGAAGAGATTCGGTCTCTCGGGCCTCGACATCAACGTAGGCGTAGACAACCTCCATGTCTTCTCCAACATGCGCCAGTTGCTCAACTACGACAACACCTGGTTTGCCTCCTACCCGATGCAGCGCGCATGGCGCCTCGGACTTACCGTAACATTCTAA